In the genome of Chryseobacterium oryzae, one region contains:
- a CDS encoding DUF4139 domain-containing protein, translating to MLKIKWLLFSFLTINVYSQENFVTTASSIKEVNIYSSGGFVRHSFSANLLPGKNYVIVNDFGKNGVTDISNFKPDKKINILRYEYYNNNLSFYSSKLKSSNKNDQINDSINYYKKLNEVLDQDLVLTKNSLDIIRKNQTLENPSPAEISKLIDYNKINLKDLFKEETNLQTKINDNKSRISKLENKRYESSQEVNNRTNNTIVLLVNSDKKQHVNFDVNQLIQDAYWAPSYTIKSNGITTPLKISYNAKIRQNTGLELRNIPIKLINGSFNGEDKPYELDRWFLRTERDYYVSNQAFQKPPIDKSVKSVSVQEVAIMGSPRFSQKTMKTEISLDKNVVVPSNVQVTEELNEFEVSTTYKYFSTPKTETKTFLLASIKDYSKYNFLPGNADIYMDDTQTGTVMIDANQLSNEMMISLGSDPNVLTKRELIKKETKSLGDKEKTEFYAYEITVKNNKNTDINLELKDQVPLSTDEKIKIQITNPDKADYDPSSGFLIWNLNIKPNETKKISFGFNVTLPKELVILDIK from the coding sequence ATGCTGAAAATCAAATGGTTATTATTTTCATTTCTTACCATTAATGTCTATTCTCAAGAAAATTTTGTTACCACTGCTTCGTCAATAAAAGAAGTTAATATTTATTCTAGCGGAGGATTTGTAAGACATTCTTTCTCTGCAAATCTCCTTCCGGGGAAAAATTATGTTATCGTAAATGATTTCGGGAAAAATGGTGTTACAGATATTTCTAATTTCAAACCCGACAAAAAAATAAATATTCTTCGGTATGAATATTATAATAACAATTTATCTTTTTATTCCTCAAAATTAAAAAGTAGTAATAAAAATGATCAGATTAACGATAGCATCAACTATTATAAAAAACTGAATGAAGTATTGGATCAGGATTTGGTTCTTACTAAAAATTCTCTGGATATCATCAGAAAAAACCAGACATTGGAGAACCCCTCGCCTGCTGAAATTAGCAAACTTATAGATTATAATAAAATTAATCTTAAGGATTTGTTCAAGGAAGAAACTAATCTCCAGACAAAGATTAATGATAATAAATCCAGAATTTCCAAACTTGAAAATAAAAGATACGAATCTTCTCAGGAAGTTAATAACAGAACGAATAATACTATTGTTCTTCTGGTAAACAGCGACAAAAAACAGCATGTAAATTTTGATGTGAACCAGCTTATTCAGGATGCATATTGGGCTCCTTCCTATACAATAAAATCTAATGGAATTACAACTCCATTAAAGATTAGTTATAATGCAAAAATTCGTCAGAATACAGGTTTAGAATTAAGAAATATTCCTATAAAATTAATCAACGGAAGCTTCAACGGAGAAGATAAACCTTATGAGCTCGATCGTTGGTTTCTAAGAACTGAAAGAGATTATTATGTTTCTAACCAAGCATTTCAAAAACCTCCAATAGACAAAAGCGTAAAAAGTGTAAGCGTTCAGGAAGTTGCAATCATGGGAAGTCCCAGATTTTCGCAGAAAACAATGAAAACAGAGATCAGTTTAGATAAAAATGTAGTGGTTCCTTCCAATGTTCAGGTTACTGAAGAATTAAATGAATTTGAGGTAAGCACTACTTACAAATATTTTTCGACTCCAAAAACTGAAACTAAAACTTTTCTTCTGGCTTCTATAAAAGATTATTCCAAATACAATTTCCTTCCCGGAAATGCCGATATTTATATGGACGATACACAGACGGGAACGGTAATGATAGATGCCAATCAGCTTAGTAATGAAATGATGATTAGTTTGGGAAGTGATCCCAACGTGCTTACAAAAAGGGAATTAATAAAAAAAGAAACTAAAAGTTTAGGTGATAAAGAAAAAACTGAATTTTATGCTTATGAAATTACAGTTAAAAATAACAAAAATACAGATATAAACCTGGAATTGAAAGACCAAGTACCACTTTCTACAGACGAAAAAATTAAAATACAGATAACAAATCCGGATAAAGCCGATTATGACCCAAGTTCTGGTTTCCTAATCTGGAATTTGAATATAAAACCTAACGAAACAAAGAAAATTTCTTTCGGATTTAACGTAACTTTGCCAAAAGAATTAGTAATTCTGGATATTAAGTAA
- the rpiB gene encoding ribose 5-phosphate isomerase B, producing the protein MKRKIAIAADHAGFEYKEYLKQQLQDEFEIQDFGTHSLESVDYPDFVHPAASSVEKGENELGILVCGSGQGVQLSANKHQGIRCALAWMPEIAALSKQHNNANMVALPARFLAKEFALEIAKTFLTTEFEGGRHQNRVDKIAFC; encoded by the coding sequence ATGAAAAGAAAAATTGCAATAGCAGCAGACCATGCGGGTTTCGAATATAAAGAATATCTGAAACAGCAATTACAGGATGAGTTTGAAATTCAAGATTTTGGAACTCATTCTTTGGAAAGTGTAGATTATCCCGATTTTGTACATCCTGCAGCTTCTTCTGTAGAAAAAGGAGAAAATGAATTGGGGATTTTAGTTTGCGGAAGCGGACAGGGAGTTCAGCTCTCTGCCAACAAGCATCAGGGAATTCGTTGTGCTTTAGCCTGGATGCCGGAAATTGCAGCGCTGTCAAAACAGCATAATAATGCAAATATGGTTGCTTTGCCCGCAAGATTTCTAGCGAAAGAATTTGCTTTAGAAATTGCAAAAACTTTTCTTACAACTGAATTTGAAGGCGGAAGACACCAAAACAGAGTTGATAAAATAGCATTCTGCTAA
- a CDS encoding thrombospondin type 3 repeat-containing protein produces the protein MKKYVIFLSLFVISYANAQEITDKEAFKKCRKEYSRKICLSDEDKDGVLFYLDQCPKESGFVENNGCKWPDSDGDGVLDKDDSCPSVAGPPENNGCPWPDTDGDGILDKDDACPTVPGVSEENGCPKKVNHSYRYSQEELNEIKNKFLEKTKNFNYEKLADFIFSKIDLKEFNSEIINLEVASFSQIGGCGEDSTDYSPLNLEVNLASELFWNERNFKKFIRKFPSKIIFPFSENEVVNKKVQSFKKMYSKKINGITFYNAENNFKDLENKKFNPYESFQIYIFFKDNDEILVKVNEKSEIERKNFRLQEKGNTFIQLN, from the coding sequence ATGAAAAAATATGTTATTTTCCTTTCACTTTTTGTTATTTCTTATGCAAATGCACAGGAAATTACCGACAAAGAAGCTTTCAAAAAATGCCGTAAAGAGTACAGCAGGAAGATTTGTCTTTCGGATGAAGATAAAGACGGTGTTTTATTTTATTTAGACCAATGTCCGAAAGAATCAGGTTTTGTTGAAAATAATGGTTGCAAATGGCCAGATTCTGACGGAGACGGAGTTTTAGATAAAGATGATTCTTGCCCTTCAGTTGCCGGACCACCTGAAAATAATGGCTGCCCTTGGCCGGATACGGATGGAGATGGAATTTTAGATAAAGATGATGCCTGTCCTACAGTTCCGGGGGTATCCGAAGAAAATGGCTGTCCTAAAAAAGTAAATCATTCTTACAGGTATTCGCAGGAAGAATTGAATGAAATAAAAAATAAGTTTTTAGAAAAAACAAAAAACTTTAATTACGAAAAGCTGGCAGATTTTATCTTCAGTAAAATAGATTTAAAAGAATTTAATTCTGAAATAATTAACTTAGAAGTTGCAAGTTTTTCTCAAATAGGGGGTTGTGGAGAAGATTCAACAGATTATTCTCCTTTAAATTTAGAAGTAAATTTGGCTTCAGAATTGTTTTGGAATGAGAGAAATTTCAAAAAATTTATAAGAAAATTTCCTTCAAAAATTATTTTTCCGTTCAGCGAGAATGAAGTGGTCAATAAAAAAGTACAATCATTTAAAAAGATGTATTCCAAAAAAATTAATGGAATAACTTTTTACAATGCAGAAAATAATTTCAAAGATTTAGAAAATAAAAAATTTAACCCTTACGAAAGCTTTCAGATATACATTTTCTTTAAAGATAATGATGAAATTTTGGTTAAGGTAAACGAAAAATCAGAAATTGAACGAAAAAATTTCAGATTACAAGAGAAAGGAAATACCTTTATACAATTAAATTAA
- the rnr gene encoding ribonuclease R, translated as MAKKKKYISQKNDHKLMEIGRLIMRFMNQNQTRLYNYKQISDGIDYKNPRQREMVIQALHKLLANKRIKETEKGKFSINLNIEGTLTGTIDFNQSGNAYVTVENLKDDIFIHSKNVKDALQGDKVLIVTYNFKGKKLEGSVLEVLERKRSEFVGTFQLVPHKEFGFVVCDKKTINTDIFIPKGKINGAENGNKVVVKMTEWKPGDKNPEGEILQVLGNPGEHETEIHSILAEYGLPYEFPEEVEREADKIDRRITDEEAKKRWDMRDVLTFTIDPKDAKDFDDALSMRKLENGNWEVGVHIADVSHYVVPGTVLDDEAYERATSVYLVDRVVPMLPEVLSNDVCSLRPNEDKYTFSAVFELNDKAEIQKQWFGRTVIHSDRRFTYEEAQERIETQKGDLHEEINVLDRLAKIMRAERIKNGAITFDRSEVRFNLDENNQPIGVYFKISKDSNHLIEEFMLLANKKVSEFVSLKKGSPNGNTFIYRVHDDPDPAKLEALRDFVSTFGYKMDLANTKKVAESLNTLLKDVKGKGEENMIETLAMRSMSKAVYSTEPIGHYGLGFDYYSHFTSPIRRYPDLLAHRLLQHYLDGGKSPDRNELEEKAKHCSAMERLAADAERDSIKFMQVKFMEKHLGETFTGVISGVAEFGFWVEIPENGAEGLIKLRDLMDDSYTYDKATHAVYGSRTGNRYQLGDQVKIKVVKANLIAKQLDFKIVD; from the coding sequence ATGGCAAAAAAGAAAAAATATATAAGTCAGAAAAACGATCATAAACTCATGGAAATCGGAAGATTGATTATGAGATTTATGAATCAGAATCAAACCAGATTATACAATTACAAACAGATCTCAGACGGGATTGATTATAAAAATCCCAGACAGCGCGAGATGGTAATTCAGGCTTTGCATAAGCTGTTGGCAAACAAGCGTATAAAAGAAACCGAAAAAGGTAAATTCAGCATCAATCTTAATATTGAAGGTACTTTAACGGGAACTATAGACTTCAACCAAAGCGGAAATGCGTATGTTACCGTTGAAAATTTGAAGGATGATATCTTTATTCATTCAAAAAACGTGAAAGATGCCCTTCAGGGAGATAAAGTTCTCATTGTTACCTATAATTTCAAAGGAAAAAAACTCGAAGGCTCCGTTTTGGAAGTTTTAGAGAGAAAAAGATCTGAATTTGTGGGAACATTCCAACTCGTTCCTCATAAAGAATTCGGGTTTGTAGTTTGCGATAAAAAAACAATCAATACTGATATTTTTATTCCGAAAGGAAAAATAAACGGAGCAGAAAACGGCAATAAAGTAGTTGTAAAAATGACAGAATGGAAGCCCGGAGACAAAAATCCTGAAGGCGAAATTCTGCAGGTTCTTGGAAATCCAGGAGAACATGAAACCGAAATCCACTCTATTCTCGCAGAATATGGTTTACCATACGAATTTCCTGAAGAAGTAGAAAGGGAAGCCGATAAAATCGACCGCAGAATTACCGATGAAGAAGCGAAAAAACGTTGGGATATGCGAGATGTTTTAACGTTTACAATTGACCCAAAAGATGCAAAAGATTTTGATGATGCTTTATCGATGAGAAAGCTGGAAAACGGAAACTGGGAAGTTGGAGTTCATATTGCAGACGTTTCTCATTACGTAGTTCCGGGAACTGTTTTGGATGATGAAGCGTACGAAAGAGCCACTTCAGTTTATTTGGTAGATCGTGTTGTACCGATGCTTCCGGAGGTTTTGAGTAACGATGTTTGTTCACTTCGTCCGAACGAAGATAAATATACATTCTCTGCAGTTTTTGAGTTGAATGACAAGGCAGAAATTCAGAAACAGTGGTTTGGAAGAACGGTGATTCATTCCGACAGAAGATTCACTTACGAAGAAGCTCAGGAAAGAATTGAAACCCAGAAAGGCGATTTGCATGAAGAAATTAATGTTCTCGACAGATTAGCCAAAATTATGCGTGCTGAACGGATTAAAAACGGTGCAATTACTTTTGACAGAAGCGAAGTTCGTTTCAATTTGGATGAAAACAATCAGCCCATTGGAGTTTACTTCAAAATCAGCAAAGATTCAAATCATTTAATTGAAGAATTTATGCTTTTGGCGAATAAAAAAGTGTCTGAATTTGTTTCGCTAAAAAAAGGAAGTCCGAACGGAAATACCTTTATTTACAGAGTTCACGACGATCCGGATCCTGCAAAATTGGAAGCTTTGAGAGATTTTGTATCTACTTTTGGGTATAAAATGGATTTGGCAAATACCAAAAAAGTCGCAGAATCTTTAAATACTTTACTGAAAGACGTCAAAGGAAAAGGCGAAGAAAATATGATTGAAACCCTGGCGATGCGAAGCATGAGCAAAGCAGTCTACTCTACCGAACCAATTGGTCATTATGGTTTAGGATTCGATTATTATTCGCATTTCACCTCTCCTATCCGTCGTTATCCCGATTTGTTGGCGCATAGATTATTGCAGCATTATTTGGATGGAGGAAAATCTCCTGACAGAAATGAGCTGGAAGAAAAAGCAAAACACTGCAGTGCAATGGAGCGTTTGGCAGCCGATGCAGAAAGAGATTCTATTAAATTTATGCAGGTGAAATTTATGGAAAAACATTTGGGAGAAACTTTCACGGGTGTGATTTCCGGAGTTGCAGAATTTGGTTTTTGGGTTGAAATCCCTGAAAACGGTGCTGAAGGTTTAATCAAGCTTCGAGATTTAATGGATGATTCTTACACCTACGACAAAGCAACACACGCAGTTTACGGTTCACGCACAGGAAACCGCTATCAGTTGGGAGATCAGGTAAAAATTAAAGTAGTAAAAGCTAATTTAATTGCAAAACAGCTTGATTTTAAGATTGTTGATTAA
- a CDS encoding LysE family translocator: MFELIFSAIGLGFMLSLVFIGPIFFLLIETSFTRGPKHALALDFGVVTADLLCIIAAYYASADIVNLIDKHPGFYRITSILILAYGIIMMVTKTKMHMPGEEKLIGQNYFKTFINGFLLNLLNVGVILFWLVTVIGVRNQYPDTESLILYLGIVIATYLGIDFLKIFLAKQFHDKLTQKLANNIRKGVGIVLIIFSFFIFLQSFKMFNQFDRQLEEAEKKELKYKKN; encoded by the coding sequence ATGTTTGAACTCATATTTTCAGCCATTGGTTTAGGCTTTATGCTGAGTCTGGTTTTTATCGGGCCTATTTTTTTTCTGTTAATAGAAACCAGTTTTACAAGAGGTCCGAAACACGCTTTAGCACTCGATTTTGGGGTGGTAACAGCAGATTTACTTTGTATTATTGCTGCTTATTATGCCAGTGCAGATATTGTTAATCTCATCGATAAACACCCAGGATTTTACAGAATTACATCCATTCTTATTCTCGCTTACGGGATTATTATGATGGTTACAAAAACCAAAATGCATATGCCCGGAGAAGAAAAACTCATCGGGCAGAATTATTTTAAAACATTTATCAATGGTTTTTTACTGAATCTTCTCAATGTCGGGGTAATCCTTTTTTGGTTAGTTACCGTAATTGGCGTAAGAAATCAGTATCCGGATACCGAAAGTCTTATTCTCTATCTCGGAATTGTGATTGCAACTTATCTGGGAATAGATTTTCTTAAAATTTTTCTGGCAAAACAGTTTCACGATAAACTTACCCAAAAACTGGCAAACAACATCAGAAAAGGGGTAGGTATTGTGCTGATTATTTTCAGTTTCTTTATATTCCTTCAAAGTTTTAAAATGTTTAATCAGTTCGACAGACAATTGGAAGAAGCCGAGAAAAAAGAATTAAAATACAAAAAAAACTGA
- a CDS encoding S66 peptidase family protein, with translation MKIFPKSLKKGDKIAIISPAGAVEPAQLEKSLQMITSKGFEPVLGEHLYTKFSNGYNYAGTEAERLKDMNWALNDPEISAVWASRGGYGCQHLLEGLSLKEFAKNPKWYIGYSDNTAIQSYLLKKGFASIHGQTIKTSSFGVTEESYEVIFDILKGKKPKYSLKSHQLNKQGNIEGELVGGNLALIYALLGTKYSFDFKDKILFIEDIGENFYALDRMIMSLELAGVFKKIKGLIVGGMTNMGDEKENKQYEESFDELSYKLISDRISKYHFPVIFAFPNGHIKDNRPLIIGSKVKIKAGEKVKVEF, from the coding sequence ATGAAAATATTTCCAAAATCACTTAAAAAAGGGGATAAAATAGCCATAATTTCTCCTGCAGGTGCTGTAGAACCGGCTCAACTGGAAAAGAGCCTCCAAATGATTACCTCTAAAGGTTTTGAACCTGTTTTGGGTGAACACTTATATACCAAATTCTCAAACGGCTACAACTATGCGGGAACCGAAGCCGAAAGACTAAAAGATATGAATTGGGCGTTGAACGATCCGGAAATTTCAGCAGTTTGGGCTTCGCGTGGCGGTTACGGCTGCCAGCATTTATTGGAAGGTTTAAGTTTAAAAGAATTTGCCAAAAATCCGAAATGGTATATCGGTTATTCAGATAATACCGCAATTCAGAGCTATTTGCTGAAAAAAGGTTTCGCATCTATTCATGGGCAGACTATAAAAACTTCAAGCTTTGGCGTAACGGAAGAAAGTTATGAAGTAATTTTTGATATTTTAAAAGGGAAAAAGCCAAAATACAGTTTAAAATCGCATCAATTAAACAAGCAGGGAAATATTGAAGGAGAATTGGTTGGAGGAAATTTAGCCCTTATTTATGCACTTTTAGGGACAAAATATTCTTTTGATTTTAAAGATAAAATTTTATTCATCGAAGATATTGGCGAAAACTTCTATGCTTTAGACAGAATGATAATGAGTCTGGAATTAGCAGGTGTTTTCAAAAAAATAAAAGGATTAATCGTTGGTGGTATGACCAACATGGGCGACGAAAAAGAGAATAAGCAATATGAAGAAAGCTTCGATGAATTGTCTTATAAACTCATCTCAGACAGAATTTCAAAGTATCATTTTCCCGTAATTTTTGCATTTCCGAACGGGCATATTAAAGATAACCGACCATTAATAATAGGAAGTAAAGTAAAAATTAAGGCTGGAGAGAAAGTAAAAGTTGAGTTTTGA
- a CDS encoding YraN family protein encodes MADHNELGKKAEDLVAEYLVKNGYTILVRNFRFKKNEIDIIAEKDNKIVVVEVKARSTDFFILPQEAVTKSKIKAIVLAANHFMEEFNKNQEVRFDIISVLPDPDGQLEIEHIQDAFEAFDAN; translated from the coding sequence ATGGCAGATCACAATGAATTAGGAAAGAAAGCTGAAGATTTAGTCGCTGAATATCTGGTAAAAAACGGCTATACAATTCTTGTCAGAAATTTTCGGTTCAAAAAGAATGAAATTGATATTATTGCCGAAAAAGACAACAAAATAGTTGTGGTTGAGGTAAAAGCAAGATCCACAGATTTTTTTATTCTTCCGCAGGAAGCGGTTACCAAATCAAAAATAAAGGCAATTGTACTCGCTGCCAATCATTTTATGGAAGAATTTAATAAAAATCAGGAAGTAAGATTTGATATTATTTCGGTTCTTCCAGATCCAGACGGTCAATTAGAAATAGAACATATTCAGGATGCTTTCGAAGCATTCGATGCAAATTAA
- a CDS encoding SDR family NAD(P)-dependent oxidoreductase has translation MKTILITGATSGIGKATAELLAKQGNRMIICGRREEVLESLKKELSAFADIFSLKFDVRNLKEVENAISSLPADWKNVDVLINNAGNAHGLEPLSAGNTEDWDSMIDGNVKGLLYVSKTLIPIMKERNSGQIINISSVAARQTYANGVVYCATKRAVDVISDGMRLELTEFGIRVTNIQPGAVETDFSLVRFKGDQERAATVYAGYEALKAEDIADAIAYCINAPQHVTVSDMTIYPSAQSEPRTIYRKG, from the coding sequence ATGAAGACAATACTCATCACCGGAGCTACTTCCGGTATCGGAAAAGCCACTGCAGAACTTTTAGCAAAACAGGGAAACAGGATGATCATCTGCGGAAGGCGTGAAGAAGTTTTGGAATCTTTAAAAAAAGAATTATCCGCATTTGCAGATATTTTCAGCTTAAAATTTGATGTCCGGAATTTAAAGGAAGTTGAAAACGCCATTTCATCGCTTCCCGCAGACTGGAAAAACGTAGATGTATTAATCAATAATGCAGGAAATGCACACGGTTTAGAGCCTCTTTCAGCCGGAAATACCGAAGATTGGGATTCTATGATTGATGGAAATGTGAAAGGGCTTTTATATGTTTCTAAAACCCTCATTCCTATCATGAAAGAAAGAAATTCAGGACAGATTATCAATATCAGCTCTGTTGCCGCAAGACAAACCTATGCCAACGGCGTAGTTTATTGTGCTACCAAAAGAGCAGTAGATGTGATTTCTGACGGAATGAGACTTGAATTAACAGAATTCGGCATCCGTGTTACCAATATCCAGCCAGGAGCTGTGGAAACAGATTTTTCCCTGGTGAGATTCAAAGGAGATCAGGAAAGAGCAGCAACGGTGTATGCCGGTTACGAAGCCTTAAAAGCTGAAGATATTGCCGATGCCATTGCCTACTGCATCAATGCACCGCAACACGTTACCGTTTCAGATATGACCATTTATCCAAGTGCACAGAGCGAACCGAGAACCATTTACAGAAAAGGGTAA
- the tsaB gene encoding tRNA (adenosine(37)-N6)-threonylcarbamoyltransferase complex dimerization subunit type 1 TsaB has protein sequence MKILYLETSSKNCSVAISEGDKLLCVCEEVSENYKQSESLHTFVEWALEGAEISLNDLDAVCLGKGPGSYTGLRIGAASAKGFCYGLKIPLVAVNSMESMIEPFLGQNYDCIITLVDARRMEVYTAVYDGKTGYETFSTEAKILDETSFQEFKDKKVLFVGDGASKAQDILDLPNAEFKADVYPSAKYLVRKALEKAEKEDFEDIAYFEPFYLKDFHGVKKSQS, from the coding sequence ATGAAAATACTATACCTAGAAACTTCCTCTAAAAACTGTTCTGTTGCTATTTCGGAGGGCGATAAACTTTTATGTGTATGTGAAGAAGTTTCAGAAAACTATAAACAGAGCGAATCTTTGCACACTTTTGTAGAATGGGCGTTGGAAGGAGCAGAAATTTCTCTGAATGATTTGGATGCCGTCTGTTTGGGAAAAGGTCCCGGCTCTTATACAGGTCTTAGAATTGGAGCTGCTTCGGCGAAAGGCTTTTGTTATGGCTTAAAGATACCTTTGGTAGCCGTCAATTCTATGGAAAGCATGATTGAGCCGTTTTTAGGACAAAACTACGATTGTATTATCACATTGGTCGATGCAAGACGAATGGAGGTTTATACTGCGGTTTATGATGGTAAAACAGGATATGAAACATTTTCCACAGAAGCAAAAATTTTGGATGAAACCTCTTTTCAGGAATTTAAAGATAAAAAAGTTCTCTTTGTAGGTGACGGAGCTTCTAAAGCCCAAGACATCTTAGATCTTCCTAATGCCGAATTCAAAGCAGATGTTTATCCTTCTGCAAAGTATTTAGTAAGAAAAGCTTTAGAAAAGGCAGAAAAAGAAGATTTTGAAGATATTGCATATTTTGAACCGTTTTATCTTAAAGATTTTCATGGGGTGAAAAAATCTCAGTCGTAG